One genomic window of Onychostoma macrolepis isolate SWU-2019 chromosome 25, ASM1243209v1, whole genome shotgun sequence includes the following:
- the LOC131534401 gene encoding microtubule-associated protein 1B-like, which translates to MSDATYSSSSSFSYSSSTSASYSTGQHLGEGLETLINVPSVQLRSDGDSISYEYSSLKEEESPIMDLPCLKKDEYMEVTDRMTPATTTAESISSLARFSPLSPLEESKSFLQDQTSSAEEKSEEDMSSIISDRDHVSLPKHVAEPHSSKSPESATSEHAAHPTEEASVTALKFDIAPLEKADSTDKQLQEKSSDDEPEDNKSNFEEGTLPCRIECEKSSATEKLSTASLPEQHADVKPSTTILHSFDLKTTDEPTEMTGSQKVPVTTCGPLSTNTQSEQSMKQEGAEKSEEIKDLPEKGQEGVEMKEAKVSKMEYEEERETEKKEGVKHKAMEEEQIQPEKTVEVKSEKMGESLDDGKKSEQQSDSEGKIEQSKVKKEVEQIETTVEKECQEKMEEKKEQTEEKMMEKDSKKSDTVESSQHSAFASTMQHEDFVCLKAPPGYGEDVYEGIKEEKRDEEEEETYDSKERPPTPLSGAQACYPEVSKKSDEEFTRPSDLGMEAMSSHSPSLFKQRKGDISPSFINPSPHELSSEDGDEDARSDHSRDDDGDEREQHSVKRRSHKQQHRHPHSHQEDGKEGSHSIPSGTSTGHGIMLAGEETPPTSLSESLPSQSDSDVPPGTEECPSITAEGNLDSDEDAEHLPVDKMSAAGGSGGSHHSSSPRSHDPLPIPMKDPLPHPPHPDVCMVDPEALLNGQTHTERPVKKDLKTNRGLRKTLGKSASPGRKGDTKSRRSSTPVKQTSKDSSPHDLKRKDSEKTFRLSKMSETQGSRGDIYNPGRGLVNGVKSNTGSNLKSSAGTPPGPPIYVDLAYIPNHCSAKNVDQEFFKRVRAAYYVVSGNDPGSGEPSRAVLDALLEGKAQWGTNLQVTLIPTHDTEVTRDWYQQTHEKQQDLNIMVLASSSTVVMQDESFPACKIEF; encoded by the exons ATGTCTGATGCAACTTACTCATCATCTTCTTCCTTTAGTTACTCTTCCTCAACGTCTGCATCATATTCAACTGGTCAACACCTTGGAGAAGGCCtagaaacattaattaatgttccTAGTGTCCAACTACGATCAGATGGAGACAGTATATCATATGAATACTCATCGCTAAAAGAGGAAGAGTCGCCCATTATGGATTTaccatgtttaaaaaaagatgaatACATGGAAGTCACAGACCGAATGACACCTGCTACAACTACAGCTGAATCAATATCTAGTCTTGCCAGGTTTTCTCCTCTCAGTCCCTTGGAGGAATCAAAATCGTTTCTTCAAGATCAAACATCATCAGCAGAGGAAAAGTCAGAGGAGGATATGTCAAGCATCATATCTGACAGGGATCATGTCTCTCTTCCTAAACATGTAGCAGAGCCACATTCCTCAAAATCACCCGAATCAGCAACTTCTGAGCATGCAGCTCACCCAACTGAGGAGGCATCTGTGACAGCTCTTAAGTTTGACATTGCACCTTTGGAGAAGGCTGACTCTACAGACAAACAGTTGCAGGAAAAATCCTCTGATGATGAGCCAGAGGATAACAAAAGCAATTTTGAGGAAGGAACCTTACCATGTAGAATTGAATGTGAAAAATCTTCAGCTACTGAAAAATTAAGTACAGCATCTTTACCAGAGCAACATGCTGATGTAAAACCCTCAACCACAATATTACATTCATTTGATCTGAAAACCACAGATGAACCAACAGAAATGACTGGTTCTCAAAAGGTGCCAGTCACAACATGTGGGCCTCTCAGTACTAACACCCAAAGTGAACAAAGTATGAAGCAAGAAGGGGCAGAGAAGTCTGAGGAAATTAAAGACTTGCCTGAAAAAGGACAGGAGGGGGTTGAAATGAAAGAAGCAAAAGTTAGCAAAATGGAATATGAAGAGGAGCGTGAGACAGAGAAGAAAGAAGGAGTAAAACATAAAGCAATGGAGGAAGAACAGATACAACCTGAAAAGACGGTCGAAGTGAAGTCAGAAAAGATGGGAGAGAGCCTAGATGATGGCAAGAAGTCAGAGCAGCAGAGTGATAGTGAAGGGAAAATTGAGCAGTCAAAAGTAAAGAAAGAGGTAGAACAAATTGAAACAACTGTAGAAAAGGAATGTCAAGAAAAAatggaagagaagaaagagCAAACAGAAGAAAAGATGATGGAAAAAGACAGCAAAAAATCAGATACAGTTGAGTCCAGCCAGCATAGTGCCTTTGCGTCCACAATGCAACATGAAGATTTTGTATGTCTAAAGGCTCCACCTGGCTATGGAGAAGATGTTTATGAGGGTATAAAGGAGGAAAAGAGggatgaagaggaggaagagaCTTATGATTCAAAAGAACGTCCACCAACTCCACTATCAGGAGCACAGGCTTGTTATCCTGAGGTCTCCAAGAAGTCAGATGAGGAATTCACTCGACCCTCTGATCTTGGTATGGAGGCCATGTCCTCACATTCACCTTCGCTCTTCAAACAGCGCAAAGGAGATATCTCTCCATCCTTCATTAATCCAAGCCCACATGAACTATCGAGTGAGGACGGAGATGAAGATGCTAGAAGCGATCATTCAAgggatgatgatggtgatgagcGTGAGCAGCACTCTGTCAAAAGGAGATCTCACAAGCAGCAGCATCGTCATCCCCACAGTCACCAAGAAGATGGTAAGGAGGGATCGCACAGTATCCCGAGTGGTACATCGACTGGGCATGGCATTATGCTAGCAGGGGAGGAAACTCCTCCCACATCTCTGAGCGAGTCACTACCATCTCAGTCTGACTCAGATGTTCCTCCAGGGACTGAGGAATGTCCTTCAATTACAGCAGAAGGGAACCTTGATTCTGATGAAGACGCAGAACATCTACCTGTGGACAAAATGTCTGCAGCTGGCGGCAGCGGAGGAAGTCATCATTCCTCCTCCCCGAGGAGTCACGATCCCCTGCCCATTCCAATGAAAGACCCTCTTCCTCACCCTCCACACCCTGATGTGTGCATGGTGGACCCAGAGGCTCTTCTTAATGGCCAGACCCACACTGAACGACCAGTGAAGAAAGACCTAAAAACAAATAGAGGCTTGAGGAAGACACTAGGAAAGTCTGCATCGCCAGGGCGTAAAGGAGATACAAAAAGCAGGAGATCTAGTACCCCTGTGAAGCAGACATCTAAAGACTCCTCACCTCATGATCTTAAAAGAAAAGATTCGGAGAAGACTTTTCGTTTGTCCAAAATGTCTGAGACACAGGGATCCAGGGGAGACATCTACAACCCAGGAAGAGGACTGGTCAATGGTGTTAAGAGTAATACAG GCTCCAACCTGAAATCCAGCGCTGGGACTCCACCTGGACCACCCATCTACGTCGATCTAGCTTACATTCCCAACCACTGCAGTGCTAAAAATGTTGATCAAGAATTCTTCAAGCGAGTGCGAGCAGCATACTATGTCGTCAGTGGAAATGACCCAGGCAGTGGTGAACCCAGCCGTGCAGTTCTAGATGCACTCCTAGAAGGGAAAGCACAATGGGGCACTAATCTACAG GTCACTTTAATCCCTACACATGACACAGAGGTAACTCGGGACTGGTATCAGCAGACCCATGAGAAACAGCAGGACCTGAATATAATGGTCTTGGCCAGCAGCAGCACAGTGGTCATGCAGGATGAATCTTTCCCAGCCTGCAAAATAGAATTTTGA